A single region of the Vicia villosa cultivar HV-30 ecotype Madison, WI linkage group LG4, Vvil1.0, whole genome shotgun sequence genome encodes:
- the LOC131597920 gene encoding ABC transporter B family member 20-like, translating into MNGGQTVAIVGVSGSGKSIIISLMQRFYDPVAGQVLLDGRDLKLYNLRWLRSHFGLIQQEPIIFSTTIRDNIIYARHNVDEAEIKEAARIANAHHFISSLPHGYDTHVGIRGLDLTPGQKQKIPIARVRLKNAPILLLDEASSSIESESSRVIQETLDTLIMGNKTTILIVQYPSSQAVATVTKARIRLKGKWPYSMIERIKYY; encoded by the coding sequence TGGAGTTTCAGGTTCAGGAAAGAGCATTATAATATCTTTGATGCAGAGATTTTATGATCCAGTTGCGGGCCAAGTTTTACTGGACGGAAGGGATTTAAAGCTCTATAACTTGAGATGGTTGAGGAGCCACTTCGGTCTGATACAGCAGGAACCTATTATTTTCTCAACAACCATAAGGGATAACATTATATATGCAAGACACAATGTCGATGAAGCTGAGATAAAAGAAGCAGCAAGAATAGCAAATGCTCATCATTTTATTAGCAGTTTGCCTCACGGTTACGACACTCATGTTGGGATTAGAGGTTTAGACTTAACCCCAGGACAGAAACAGAAAATTCCAATTGCAAGAGTAAGATTGAAAAATGCACCTATCTTATTGTTGGATGAAGCAAGTTCATCAATTGAATCTGAGTCAAGCCGAGTGATACAAGAAACTCTAGACACACTAATAATGGGAAACAAAACCACTATTTTAATAGTGCAATATCCCAGTTCGCAGGCTGTGGCTACAGTTACAAAAGCTAGAATAAGATTGAAAGGAAAATGGCCCTACTCAATGATTGAGAGAATAAAGTACTACTGA